A single genomic interval of Terriglobus albidus harbors:
- the gatB gene encoding Asp-tRNA(Asn)/Glu-tRNA(Gln) amidotransferase subunit GatB, translating to MSTASALSPEVLAKYQPVIGLEVHVQLLTKTKAFCGCVNLYGGEPNTHVCPVCLGLPGALPVLNEQAVEFAVLTGAALNCTINPVSIFARKNYFYPDSPKGYQISQYDKPTCEHGYLDIPDGNGGLKRIGITRAHMEEDAGKSIHDGFPDSVTRSYIDLNRCGTPLIEIVSEPDLRSPQEAFDYLTKLKEILLYAGVSDCNMEEGSLRCDANVSIMLKGADKFGTKAEVKNVNSFRFIRSALEYEIERQVEILESGGKVAQETRLYNSAEGVTYSMRSKEQAHDYRYFPEPDLPPLLISEEWKNEILKGLPELPEAKRTRLIAEYGITEKDAETLTASASFADQFEAAAKASKSPKRVAALITSELTGRLNASGLELEQSPVSMKGLAMAADLAESGELSSKMLKQLLDISFEKGEDFPVVYEREKPQQISDTSVIEKMIDEVIAANPKQVEQFKGGKTTVSAFFVGQVMRLSKGQANPALLNELVIKKLNQ from the coding sequence ATGTCCACAGCTAGCGCGCTTTCGCCCGAGGTTCTCGCCAAGTACCAGCCCGTGATCGGGCTTGAGGTCCACGTCCAGCTTCTTACCAAGACGAAGGCATTCTGCGGCTGCGTCAATCTCTACGGCGGTGAGCCTAATACTCACGTCTGTCCGGTCTGCCTCGGTCTGCCCGGAGCTTTGCCTGTACTGAATGAGCAGGCGGTGGAGTTTGCTGTCCTGACCGGCGCGGCGCTGAACTGCACGATCAACCCGGTGAGCATCTTCGCGCGGAAGAACTACTTCTATCCGGACTCGCCCAAGGGCTACCAGATCTCGCAGTACGATAAGCCAACCTGCGAGCATGGCTATCTCGATATTCCCGATGGCAACGGTGGCTTGAAGCGCATCGGCATCACCCGCGCGCACATGGAAGAGGACGCGGGCAAGAGCATCCACGATGGCTTCCCGGATTCGGTGACGCGAAGCTACATCGACCTGAACCGCTGCGGCACGCCGCTGATCGAGATCGTCTCGGAGCCGGATCTCCGTTCGCCGCAGGAAGCTTTCGATTACCTCACCAAGCTGAAGGAGATTCTGCTGTACGCCGGCGTCTCCGACTGCAACATGGAAGAGGGTTCGCTGCGCTGCGATGCCAATGTCTCGATCATGCTGAAGGGGGCGGATAAGTTCGGCACCAAGGCTGAGGTGAAAAACGTCAATTCGTTCCGCTTTATCCGTTCGGCACTGGAGTATGAGATCGAGCGCCAGGTGGAGATTCTGGAGTCGGGCGGCAAGGTGGCGCAGGAGACGCGCCTCTATAACTCTGCCGAAGGCGTGACCTACTCGATGAGGTCGAAGGAGCAGGCGCATGATTACCGCTACTTCCCGGAGCCGGATCTGCCGCCCTTACTCATCAGCGAAGAATGGAAGAACGAGATTCTGAAGGGCCTGCCGGAGCTGCCTGAGGCGAAGCGTACGCGTTTGATCGCGGAGTATGGCATCACCGAGAAGGATGCGGAGACGCTGACTGCTTCGGCTTCGTTTGCCGATCAGTTCGAGGCTGCAGCGAAGGCGTCGAAGAGTCCCAAGCGTGTTGCCGCGTTGATTACCAGCGAGCTGACCGGCCGTCTGAATGCCTCCGGTCTGGAGCTGGAGCAGTCGCCGGTGAGCATGAAGGGCCTGGCGATGGCTGCTGACCTGGCGGAGAGTGGCGAGCTTTCGAGCAAGATGCTCAAGCAGTTGCTCGACATCAGCTTTGAAAAGGGTGAGGACTTCCCGGTCGTCTACGAGCGTGAGAAGCCGCAGCAGATCTCCGATACGTCGGTCATCGAGAAGATGATCGATGAGGTAATTGCTGCTAACCCGAAGCAGGTGGAGCAGTTCAAAGGCGGAAAGACGACTGTGTCGGCGTTCTTCGTCGGGCAGGTGATGCGTCTGTCGAAGGGGCAGGCGAATCCTGCGTTGCTGAATGAGCTGGTGATTAAGAAGCTCAACCAGTAG
- a CDS encoding DUF6496 domain-containing protein yields the protein MATKKASKKATKKAARKATKKSVKKAAKKSTTRKSAAKKATKKAAKKSSTRKYSPSAGKNVETEMRAMKAGKLKSGRSGKKVTSRKQAIAIGLSKARKAGKKVPKKRS from the coding sequence ATGGCAACCAAAAAGGCAAGCAAGAAGGCAACAAAGAAAGCAGCCAGGAAAGCAACGAAGAAGAGCGTGAAGAAGGCCGCGAAGAAAAGCACGACACGGAAGAGCGCGGCGAAGAAGGCAACGAAGAAGGCTGCAAAGAAGTCTTCTACGCGGAAGTACTCTCCTTCGGCAGGTAAGAATGTCGAGACTGAGATGCGCGCTATGAAGGCGGGTAAGCTGAAGAGCGGCCGCAGCGGCAAGAAGGTCACGAGCCGGAAGCAAGCCATTGCGATCGGGCTTTCAAAGGCCCGCAAAGCAGGCAAGAAGGTACCGAAGAAGCGTTCCTGA
- a CDS encoding DUF885 domain-containing protein has translation MKKLAAILALGAAMTAATAPAQKISADGAQQTFRFYVDQYFDDVFNFSPTYGTQAGFHQYDGRLEDYSAAAVQTQIKSMREWQKKFEAVPAEGLDGSVADDRQVLLNNIESNLLSLETIRMWEKNPDNYSSGITNSIFVLMSRDFAPVDTRLRAAVEREKLMPQVFLEARKNLKNPPKIYTQIAIEQIPGIVSFFENDVPLAFSKATSAETKADFAKSNKAVIDALKSYGDWLKSDLLPRSNGDFRFGEATFRKKLALDEMVDLPLDKLVEIDMANMRANQAEFARIAKELDPAKTPEQVLAELGNIHPAPDKLLNAFQDTFNSLISFVRAKKIITIPSDVQPTLEETPPFMRATTFASMDPPGAYEKNSTKAYFNVTLPEKDWTAAHVAEHMASFNIGTIISTAVHEAYPGHYVQFLWQSQFPSKVRKLTMSASNVEGWAHYTEQMMLDEGYGQPGSGAKDDREAKLIRLGQLQDALLRNARFIVGLKMHTGQMTFDEGVDFFVKEGYQSRASATVETKRGTADALYMYYTLGKLEILKLRDDVKKKQGAAFSLEKFHDDLMRQGPVPIKIIRKSMLHDNSPVL, from the coding sequence ATGAAGAAACTCGCCGCTATCCTCGCCCTCGGAGCCGCTATGACCGCCGCCACCGCACCCGCGCAGAAGATCTCCGCCGACGGAGCGCAGCAGACCTTCCGTTTCTACGTCGACCAGTACTTCGATGATGTCTTCAACTTCTCGCCGACCTACGGCACCCAGGCCGGCTTCCACCAGTACGACGGCCGCCTCGAAGACTACTCCGCCGCCGCTGTACAGACGCAGATCAAGTCCATGCGCGAGTGGCAGAAAAAGTTTGAGGCAGTTCCCGCCGAAGGCCTCGATGGCTCTGTTGCTGATGATCGCCAGGTGCTGCTGAATAACATCGAGTCCAACCTGCTCTCGCTCGAGACCATCCGCATGTGGGAGAAGAACCCGGACAACTACTCCTCCGGCATCACCAACAGCATCTTCGTGCTGATGAGCCGTGACTTCGCACCTGTGGACACACGCCTCCGCGCTGCCGTAGAGCGCGAGAAGCTGATGCCCCAGGTCTTTCTGGAAGCGCGCAAGAACCTGAAGAACCCTCCGAAGATCTACACCCAGATCGCTATCGAGCAGATTCCCGGTATCGTTTCATTCTTCGAGAACGACGTTCCACTGGCATTCAGCAAAGCCACCAGTGCGGAGACCAAGGCAGACTTCGCCAAATCCAACAAGGCTGTCATCGACGCCCTGAAGAGCTACGGCGACTGGCTGAAGAGCGACCTTCTGCCTCGCTCCAACGGCGACTTCCGCTTCGGTGAAGCGACATTCCGCAAGAAGCTGGCCCTGGATGAAATGGTCGATCTCCCGCTGGACAAGCTGGTCGAGATAGATATGGCTAACATGCGCGCCAACCAGGCCGAATTCGCACGCATCGCCAAAGAGCTCGACCCCGCTAAGACACCCGAGCAGGTTTTGGCCGAGCTGGGTAATATTCATCCGGCTCCGGACAAGCTGCTGAACGCCTTCCAGGACACCTTCAACTCACTGATCAGCTTCGTCCGCGCCAAGAAGATCATCACCATTCCCAGCGACGTACAGCCCACCCTGGAAGAGACGCCGCCTTTCATGCGCGCTACTACCTTCGCCAGCATGGACCCGCCGGGCGCCTACGAGAAGAACTCAACTAAGGCCTACTTCAACGTCACCCTGCCTGAAAAAGACTGGACAGCCGCGCACGTCGCCGAACACATGGCGAGCTTCAACATCGGCACCATCATCTCCACCGCTGTGCATGAAGCTTACCCAGGCCACTATGTGCAGTTCCTGTGGCAGTCACAGTTCCCGTCCAAGGTCCGCAAGCTCACCATGTCCGCCAGCAACGTCGAAGGCTGGGCCCACTACACCGAACAGATGATGCTGGACGAAGGCTACGGTCAGCCCGGTTCCGGCGCGAAAGATGACCGCGAAGCCAAGCTCATCCGCCTCGGCCAGTTGCAGGATGCCCTGCTGCGCAACGCCCGCTTTATCGTTGGCCTGAAGATGCACACCGGCCAGATGACCTTCGATGAAGGCGTCGACTTCTTCGTGAAGGAGGGCTACCAGTCCCGCGCCTCAGCCACCGTCGAGACCAAGCGCGGCACCGCCGATGCGCTCTACATGTACTACACCCTGGGCAAACTGGAGATTCTGAAGCTGCGCGACGATGTGAAGAAGAAGCAGGGAGCTGCCTTCAGCCTGGAGAAGTTCCATGACGACCTGATGCGCCAGGGACCGGTTCCCATCAAGATCATCCGCAAGAGCATGCTGCACGACAACTCTCCGGTGCTATAG
- the mfd gene encoding transcription-repair coupling factor has protein sequence MILPFVRELFAELEHTEPYERVRRHLSAGVGRRRVSGLTFTARALYLPYFVRASHTACLVIVPDNKAAEALHGALIETCELTGTLDPKTVLRLPSHDVLPFENLSPHAEIQEQRAATLWKIATGTAKLVIAPMESACMRLFSREHYAGLALHLRRGEEHIPEMLLEHLLSVGYTRVDVVEMPGQVTHRGGIIDVYSPEQDRPVRIDFFGDEIETIRKFDPETQRSSTPLEEALLLPLTETPVTEKLLTAINNRLTRTGEAGAALEGSEQPREIRTTYGEATVFPGWEFYAPAAGANSDLLALLGPSTRVFVEEPAMVKNQGERWWNKLEQAHDRAAIGSLVRAEDIYLSPWDLEDRVRRMPGIELDQLGAVDVLDTQVDALSGIEIPTRPTTRFHGSIPALVEQLRSLMNQDSRIVLTAPNQGEVERLAGLLQEYKVPYRIGSRLQTSSGSATVYDETTYLSGSANTPVIVRAAILNGVHVLDLDQATARQLVVYGAQDLQDEADIAPRRTFKKSKTSAFVSDFRDLAMGDYVVHVEHGIAQYQGLRTIDQEGIPLELMILEFAEGAKLYVPLTRLDLIQKYRSTDTGPAPELNRLGSQQWAKTKARVKKAMQDMTDELLKLYAQRKAAQGFAFSQDSNLMREFEDAFDYNETEDQLTAIADIKRDMETTQPMDRLLCGDVGYGKTEVAMRAAFKAVQDSKQVAVLTPTTVLSFQHYESFKKRFAKFPVTVEMISRFRTAKEQKKIAEDAAAGKIDILIGTHRLLSKDLTFQDLGLLIVDEEQRFGVRHKERMKQFRAHLDVLSMSATPIPRTLHMSLVGLRDMSVIETPPKDRMAIQTIVAKFDEKIVRTAIEMELERGGQIYFVHNRVETIYDIASRIRELAPQARVVVGHGQMGEAELERVMLAFMHHEYDVLVATSIIENGLDIPLANTILINRADRHGLSELYQLRGRVGRSNRRAYSYLLIPPETELTEVARRRLAALKEFSDLGAGFKIAALDLELRGAGNMLGGEQSGHIEAIGFEMYTSMLEEAVAKMKGEEKQERPPVQLNLGISLRIDNDYIEEENQRLRMYKRIAGAANDAELADVRAELIDRYGTLPDSVLNLLSAAELRLTAERLCVSQIDRKRTQIELHKKKENVEMLHVRFDPKSMIDPNELMKLVARYAKRGAQFSPQGVLRWPLGSAKAEDVLAETRSLLEQLVLRPA, from the coding sequence ATGATTCTTCCATTTGTCCGCGAGCTGTTTGCGGAACTGGAACATACTGAGCCGTACGAACGTGTGCGCCGCCACCTGAGTGCCGGTGTGGGGCGTCGTCGTGTCTCCGGGCTCACCTTTACCGCTCGCGCTCTCTATCTGCCCTACTTTGTCCGGGCCAGCCACACCGCTTGCCTCGTCATCGTTCCCGACAACAAGGCCGCCGAAGCCCTGCACGGCGCCCTGATCGAGACCTGCGAACTCACCGGCACACTCGACCCCAAGACCGTTCTCCGCCTGCCCTCGCACGACGTGCTGCCCTTCGAAAACCTCTCGCCGCACGCCGAAATCCAGGAGCAGCGCGCCGCCACCCTCTGGAAGATCGCTACCGGCACTGCAAAGCTGGTCATCGCGCCCATGGAGTCGGCCTGCATGCGCCTCTTCTCCCGCGAGCACTATGCCGGCCTCGCCCTGCATCTGCGCCGCGGCGAAGAGCACATCCCGGAGATGCTGCTCGAACACCTGCTCTCCGTCGGCTATACCCGCGTCGACGTCGTCGAGATGCCCGGCCAGGTCACGCATCGCGGCGGCATCATCGACGTCTACTCGCCCGAGCAGGACCGCCCCGTCCGCATCGACTTCTTCGGCGACGAGATCGAAACCATCCGCAAGTTCGATCCGGAGACGCAGCGCAGCTCCACGCCCCTGGAAGAAGCCCTCCTGCTGCCTCTCACCGAGACCCCGGTCACCGAGAAGCTCCTCACCGCCATCAACAACCGCCTCACGCGCACGGGCGAAGCCGGGGCGGCCCTCGAAGGCAGCGAGCAGCCCCGCGAGATCCGCACCACCTACGGCGAAGCCACTGTCTTCCCCGGATGGGAGTTCTACGCCCCGGCCGCCGGAGCCAACAGCGATCTCCTGGCACTGCTCGGCCCCAGCACACGCGTGTTCGTCGAAGAGCCCGCCATGGTCAAAAACCAGGGCGAGCGTTGGTGGAACAAGCTGGAACAGGCGCATGACCGTGCCGCTATCGGCTCCCTGGTCCGTGCGGAAGATATCTATCTCTCGCCCTGGGACCTGGAAGACCGCGTCCGCCGCATGCCCGGCATCGAGCTCGATCAGCTCGGCGCCGTCGATGTACTGGACACGCAGGTCGACGCTCTCAGCGGCATCGAGATTCCCACCCGGCCCACAACACGCTTCCACGGTTCTATTCCCGCACTGGTGGAGCAGCTTCGCTCCCTGATGAACCAGGACTCGCGCATTGTCCTCACCGCGCCCAACCAGGGCGAGGTCGAGCGCCTCGCCGGCCTGCTGCAGGAGTACAAAGTCCCGTACCGCATCGGCTCACGACTTCAAACCAGCAGCGGCTCGGCGACCGTCTACGACGAGACCACCTACCTGTCTGGCAGCGCAAACACGCCGGTCATCGTTCGCGCGGCGATCCTGAACGGCGTTCATGTCCTCGACCTCGATCAGGCCACTGCCCGCCAGCTCGTCGTCTACGGAGCGCAGGACCTGCAGGACGAAGCCGACATCGCTCCGCGGCGCACCTTCAAGAAGTCCAAGACCTCCGCCTTCGTCTCTGATTTCCGCGACCTCGCCATGGGCGACTATGTCGTGCACGTCGAACACGGCATCGCCCAGTACCAGGGCCTGCGCACCATCGACCAGGAAGGCATTCCGCTCGAGCTGATGATCCTGGAGTTCGCCGAAGGCGCGAAGCTCTACGTCCCCCTCACACGTCTCGACCTGATCCAGAAGTACCGCTCCACCGACACCGGTCCGGCTCCGGAGCTGAACCGCCTGGGCAGCCAGCAGTGGGCCAAGACCAAAGCGCGCGTTAAGAAGGCCATGCAGGACATGACCGACGAGCTGCTGAAGCTCTACGCGCAGCGCAAAGCCGCGCAGGGCTTCGCCTTCTCGCAGGACAGCAACCTGATGCGCGAGTTCGAAGACGCCTTCGACTACAACGAGACCGAAGACCAGCTCACCGCCATCGCCGACATCAAGCGCGACATGGAGACAACCCAGCCCATGGACCGCCTGCTCTGCGGCGACGTCGGCTACGGCAAGACCGAAGTCGCCATGCGCGCCGCCTTCAAGGCTGTGCAGGACTCCAAACAGGTGGCCGTGCTGACGCCCACTACCGTGCTCAGCTTCCAGCACTACGAGAGCTTCAAGAAGCGCTTCGCCAAGTTCCCCGTCACCGTCGAGATGATCTCGCGCTTCCGCACCGCAAAGGAACAGAAGAAGATCGCGGAGGACGCCGCTGCCGGCAAGATCGACATCCTCATCGGAACCCATCGCCTGCTCTCCAAAGACCTGACCTTCCAGGATCTCGGCCTGCTGATCGTCGACGAGGAACAACGCTTCGGCGTACGCCACAAGGAGCGCATGAAGCAGTTCCGCGCGCACCTCGACGTGCTCTCCATGTCGGCCACGCCCATTCCTCGCACGCTGCACATGTCGCTCGTCGGCCTGCGCGATATGAGCGTCATCGAAACCCCTCCCAAAGACCGCATGGCCATCCAGACCATCGTCGCCAAGTTCGACGAGAAGATCGTCCGCACGGCGATCGAGATGGAGCTCGAGCGCGGCGGCCAGATCTACTTCGTCCATAACCGCGTCGAGACCATCTACGACATCGCTTCGCGAATCCGCGAGCTGGCGCCACAGGCACGCGTGGTCGTCGGTCACGGACAGATGGGCGAGGCCGAGCTCGAACGTGTGATGCTGGCCTTCATGCATCACGAGTACGACGTGCTGGTAGCCACCAGCATCATCGAGAACGGTCTCGATATCCCGCTGGCGAACACCATCCTGATCAATCGCGCCGACCGCCATGGCCTCAGCGAGCTCTACCAGCTCCGCGGCCGCGTAGGCCGGTCAAATCGCCGCGCGTATTCCTATCTCCTGATTCCGCCGGAGACCGAGCTGACCGAAGTGGCGCGCCGCCGCTTGGCCGCACTAAAAGAGTTCTCCGACCTCGGCGCCGGTTTCAAGATCGCAGCACTCGACCTGGAGCTGCGCGGCGCCGGCAACATGCTCGGCGGCGAGCAGAGCGGACACATCGAAGCCATCGGCTTCGAGATGTATACCTCCATGCTCGAAGAAGCCGTCGCCAAGATGAAGGGCGAGGAGAAGCAGGAACGCCCGCCCGTCCAGCTTAACCTCGGCATCTCGCTGCGCATCGACAACGACTACATCGAAGAGGAGAACCAGCGCCTGCGGATGTACAAACGCATCGCCGGAGCCGCCAACGATGCCGAACTCGCCGACGTCCGCGCCGAACTGATCGACCGCTACGGCACTCTGCCCGACTCCGTGCTCAACCTGCTCTCTGCCGCAGAGCTGCGCCTGACAGCGGAACGCCTCTGCGTCTCCCAGATCGACCGCAAACGCACCCAGATCGAGCTCCACAAAAAGAAAGAGAACGTGGAGATGCTGCACGTCCGCTTCGATCCGAAGAGCATGATCGACCCAAACGAGCTGATGAAGCTGGTTGCTCGCTACGCCAAACGCGGAGCCCAGTTCTCCCCACAAGGCGTCCTGCGCTGGCCGCTGGGCTCAGCCAAGGCAGAAGATGTACTAGCCGAAACCCGCTCCCTGCTGGAGCAACTCGTACTCCGCCCCGCATAG